A region of Granulicella aggregans DNA encodes the following proteins:
- a CDS encoding oxidoreductase yields the protein MATKSTTKFTANDVPSQRGRRVLITGANSGIGYEAALELARKGAEVILPARSLDKANEAITRILQQIPAAKLTPAVLDLASLASIRAFAARISSEFPGESLDLLINNAGVMAVPQRELTIDGYERQFATNYLGPFLLTALLYRHLKRRSGTRIVTISSGVANQAKIEFDNLQSERAYSPMFGAYSQSKLADLIFQQELQRRLTASGSPILSTGAHPGYAITNLQTSGPAGVLPLAMRIAMTVLKPFASQDAAHGALPTLLAATATDVMAGGYYGPDGFQELRGDPVPAKIAPLAKDLALAKRLWTETERLVGVQFTP from the coding sequence ATGGCTACGAAATCGACAACGAAATTCACCGCGAATGACGTCCCTTCCCAACGAGGCCGTCGCGTCCTCATCACCGGCGCAAACTCCGGCATCGGCTACGAAGCCGCCCTCGAACTCGCTCGCAAAGGGGCAGAAGTTATCCTCCCCGCCCGCTCCCTCGACAAAGCCAACGAAGCCATCACCCGCATCCTCCAGCAAATCCCCGCAGCAAAGCTAACCCCCGCAGTTCTCGACCTCGCCTCACTCGCCAGCATCCGCGCCTTCGCCGCACGCATCTCCTCTGAGTTCCCCGGCGAATCCCTCGATCTGCTCATCAACAACGCTGGAGTCATGGCCGTTCCGCAGCGCGAGCTAACCATAGACGGCTACGAACGCCAGTTCGCCACCAACTATCTCGGCCCCTTCCTGCTCACCGCGCTCCTTTATCGGCACCTGAAGCGCCGGTCCGGCACGCGCATCGTCACCATCTCCAGCGGCGTCGCAAACCAGGCGAAGATCGAGTTCGACAATCTCCAGTCCGAGCGCGCCTACAGCCCCATGTTCGGTGCTTACTCGCAGTCCAAACTCGCCGACCTCATCTTTCAGCAGGAGCTCCAGCGCCGCCTCACTGCCTCCGGCTCGCCGATCCTCAGCACCGGCGCCCACCCCGGCTACGCGATCACGAATCTTCAGACCAGCGGCCCAGCCGGCGTTCTTCCTCTAGCCATGCGCATCGCGATGACAGTCCTCAAACCGTTTGCATCGCAGGATGCCGCCCACGGCGCGCTGCCCACCCTCCTCGCCGCGACCGCAACCGATGTCATGGCCGGCGGCTACTATGGCCCAGATGGTTTCCAAGAGCTTAGAGGCGATCCCGTTCCCGCAAAGATCGCTCCCTTAGCCAAAGACCTCGCCCTCGCAAAGCGTCTCTGGACAGAGACAGAGCGCCTCGTAGGAGTGCAATTCACGCCATAG
- a CDS encoding winged helix-turn-helix transcriptional regulator, with product MAKSKKNRIDWAEANAACEALTEQQDSLTRDIVTRLAEKWTLWALAELAEAEGPLRFSRLMERVEGVSQKSLTKVLRQLERDGLVTRTVFAEVPPRVEYAITDLALEMLELVHPLWRWTTINIAKFEAAHAGYDRGHGR from the coding sequence ATGGCGAAAAGCAAGAAGAATCGGATCGACTGGGCTGAGGCGAATGCGGCGTGCGAGGCGCTGACGGAGCAGCAGGACTCGTTGACACGGGACATTGTGACGCGGCTGGCGGAGAAGTGGACGCTGTGGGCGCTGGCTGAGCTCGCAGAGGCGGAGGGGCCGCTGCGGTTTTCGCGGCTCATGGAGCGGGTGGAGGGAGTGAGCCAAAAGTCGCTGACGAAGGTGCTGCGGCAGTTGGAGCGGGACGGGCTGGTGACGCGCACGGTGTTTGCGGAGGTGCCTCCGCGGGTGGAGTACGCGATCACGGATCTGGCGCTGGAGATGCTGGAGTTGGTGCATCCGCTGTGGCGATGGACGACGATAAATATCGCGAAGTTCGAAGCGGCTCATGCGGGGTATGACCGGGGGCATGGGAGATAG